The following is a genomic window from Plectropomus leopardus isolate mb chromosome 3, YSFRI_Pleo_2.0, whole genome shotgun sequence.
AATATTTGGTCAAAATTCTCCTCATCCCTAAGTAATACATGGtagtttgcagtttttgtttttcttttagtttcgtcaaaatttgtcttattttttcattctgaGTGGCAGTAAAAAAGTCTTTGAAAGTCTTAAATCCCCCTTGCTTGAAGCTGAAGGAACcctgcacctttttttaaaagtgtaagAGGTCATCTGTAACAGAGGCTTATGTCATGAACAGATTAGGCACCTAAAAAAGCTTACCAAAATATATCCTCATAAAATCCGGTAATAAAAGGGCATGGGCTGGAGGGGGTGTGACTTTTCTTATATTTAGCTATTTTGTTGATTTAAGGTAATTAGTACAGTctgacaaaatttaaatgtgtttgccTAAGATCCACCTTCGCTCACATGCTCTTGTTGTGAATTCAGTCACTGTAATTCACCTTCATTTCTGGCTGCACTCTTGTATCAAGGTAGCAAACATGTAGGAAAAACAGCGGTGTGCACAACTCAAAATCTTtgacaatgtcaaaaaaataaaagtgcacaGTTTAGGTGACGTTTAGATAAAAAGTAGCCTCAATGCAGATTATCGCTTTTTAGCTGAAACTCATTTGCCCAGAACGAATAAGAAGTCTCTTGAGTGCTGGTGCTCTATCTCCTGGTAAGCAGATGTAGCCGTGGGTTGTGCCTCGTAGTCTATACTTTGAAAGTGATGATTATAATTTGTTCTACGTCCATAAACTTACTAAACTGTCATTCATGTCTGTTGTCTTTTTAGATGTGTCAGGCGATACACAGGGCTCCCTGGCAATCACCACTGCTCAGCGAGAGAAGAGGCTTCTGAACAGGATTATCCAGAACCTCCTGCCAGCTGTGGGTCCGTCTGTCAAGTCCATTGTTCTGGCGTACAGTTCTACGGTCTCCAGTAAAATGGTATGCAGTGCAAATTACACAATATCTGATTTTTAAGATCATGTCAAGTCTGAACCGTCAtacttttgtcctctttttagGTGCGCCAGATGCTCAGTTTCTGCCCCAATATTACCCACCTGGACCTGACCCAGACTGATGTTACAGACTGTGCTTTTGACAGGTAAATATTAAAAGTCATTCCttagttgagttttttttttttttaatgcacaggAAACTCACCTTTATTTTGCTATCCTACCTTACAGCTGGTCATCTCTCGGAGCTTGTCTCTCTCTGGAGCACCTGGACTTGTCGGGTTGTGAGAAGATAACTGATCACACCATGAAAAAACTGTCCGTTGGTTTGGGTGACCTCAcgccctccacctcctccaaaCATTCAGCCCGACGAGCCAAGCTTCTCAAAAGTTCCCCGATACCCATCACACTCATGGAAGAGAGAAACCTACATCCAGTGGGGCGGAAGCGGCAGGCCATCATTTTCAAGCCGGGGACCGGCCGTTGGGGCGCTCCCTGCACCCCAACACCAGTGTGGGTCCTTGACTCCTCGGACCTTGCCGATATTGAAGATGCTGCAGAGTGGACCCGTCGTGGTGGGATGTCTCTTCCTGAAGCAGAGAGCTTTGTAGAGACACAGCTTGTTGGAGGCtcgtgctgctgcaggaggagcaggaggcgCGGGCACAGGACTAGCTCAAATGCCTCCTATCTGCATCAGCAGTATGCCATGTCTGGGGAGGTGTTTTGTGGTCACTCCACCTGCTGCACCAGTGACATGGCCCTCAGGACTTTAACTGGACATCAGTGCAAGTCAGGCATCACCAGGAGCGGCACTGCAGAGTTTCGGACTAAATGCTCCTCGTTTGGGGGCCTGCAGTGCCTGGAGCGTGAAAACAGGACTGACCAGTCAGAGGCAAAACGCTCACTGAGATTTCTCAGTCTCTCTGGATGTTATCAAGTTACAGATTTGGGCTTGAGGTAAAGATCATTGCTGGTTTTTCAAACAAGCACACTGCTTTTACCCTTGAAATTGGATACTTTAACATACAAACCTGACTTAACATGGATGTCAGTGAGACGTTGGTATGTTCAGAAACTAATGTGATGCAGTGAGATGAATGATGTCATCTTCATCAGCTGATAAATACCACAATGTTTCGTCAGGTAGCAGTTTCAAAACAGCGATTAGTGGTAAGTGGCATGTAGTTATTTTCAGCGCTAgttgaaaacaggaaacagtgtaATAAGTTGTGGGTGCTGTCAATTGTGTAAGAGCTTTGCCACTTAGTAAACGCCCCATCCCTGCAACCTCTCACGTACACAGTACTAATGAGGTAGGCTGGTTAGAGTTAGTAGGCTAGTGTTTATTTACATGGCCAAATaaattgaaaactgaaatgCAGGTATACTCATAAAGTTATGTTGCCATcagttattaaccctttgaaacctaaacaaattaggttgatttctctttaaaaaaaaaaaaaaaacatggtgaaaaggcaatgagcaacataacaggacatggcccaaaaataagcaagaagtttgttaaaagttacataaaaatcacctgaaaataagaaaaaaaaggttaaaaaaaaaaaaaaaaaaaacccaaagtgctgaaaattaaaaatatacatgcatttttttctataatataAATTTACTAATATCTCACAATTtcagggacatttcttgccaagatggtcattgaaaaaaaactcaattcaATTTGCTgaagtttaaaagggttaaatagcttgtaaaaggtgtctaattgcagcatgagaaaagtaatgtccatccaggtttcaaaaggttaaaaccTAAATGCTAATTATTAGAGGAGGGCCATACATTTGCTAACGTCGACAGTCTGTATTAGGTTAAGACTGGATTATCAGTGTTCATCTAGACGTTCTCACTGCTGGTGTGTGTTGCTGTACCTGCGCTGACGTTGCACCGTGTGTGTTTCAGGGCTCTGTCGCAGCGTGGAGGGCTTCCTTTCCTGGAGCATCTCAACCTGTCTGGCTGCCTCTTCATCACTGAGGTGGGGCTGCAGGAGCTGGTGTCAGCCTGTCCTTCCCTCAATGATGAGCACTTTTATTACTGCGACAACATCAACGGTAACACTCACAAGTGAAACTGTTCGGGGTGCTTTTTCCACCCAAACACAAAACTGTACATGCTTGTAATTCTCAGATTACACGATAATAGTGCTTACAATCAAAATGCATGTAATCCATggcttcaaaataattttaaagcattaaatatagaaatatcGATTTCAGCATTGCTCACATGCACCCACCTGCAGCTTGGATGTATTTGTCTTTGCTGAGGCGGGTGTGTGAGGAGAAACACCACCAATGCAGTGGCGCTATTAGTCCACCAGGTGGTTCTAAAACTATACATATGTCAAATAAGCAtagaaattcattttaaagtctaTTTCTAACTATTGCACTAGCAGTGTactttggaaagagacattgtgtTAAACTGTTTGTGAACATGTCATGGTGCATTGTGTGACAACTGTAACAAACATTCCTAACCCCACCTGCATAGCATGTGTCCTAGTGTAAGTAACAGATCCTACTGAGGTGGAAGGTAAGTAGGCATTGCAGTAGCCAGTATGATACCATCATTATCCACTtcattttactgatttattttaaatttaataatttgttttgtaaagAGGGTGTGTAAGGGTTGCCAATAAGCAGTTTCATTTACCTTATGGCATGTAGTTCAGAAGGTGACCACTGTGCGGTGTTTCTCTCCAGGTCCTCACGCAGACACGGCCAGCGGCTGCCAGAACCTGCAGTGTGGTTTCAGGGCCTGCTGTCGCTCTGGAGAGTGATCCTGCCAAGCAACGCTCTCCCTAAAATGTCACGTCTCctttttattgcactttatCCTGGGAATACCGattgctgtattttgtgtcacttcaaaaatgtttctggAAGAAACTGTAAATTTGCTCCCATTTCCATCTATATTAAATGGAAATAATCTTTTAGAGAAAGAACACATGAAGGGGTGATATAGGAtttgaagtgaagtgaaaatgTACATTCTGATtcccttttttggttttgaaaaattaaaacaaaaaaaacacaaaaaattaaatagagaACCTTAAACACCAAgaactttgtgttttctgtagttAAACCATGTTTCCTTTGTCACTAAAACTCTACTGATTTATACAAGTCTACAATACAAGTCTTCTCCCCCTGCTGTGTTTAGTTGATCCACTTATAATCATCATAGTATAGACTGACATCAACATTAATGAAACAAGCTTTGTCATTCAGTTGAGAGGGTAATTAAACAGGAGTGATTTGATTGCTACTCCCCTTTAGATTGAAGCTGTCACGTTGAAGGTTACTGGTCAGAATTGAAGTAGTCCCACTGTATGCGGACGACTTCCCTCACTGTGATTTTCATCAAATTACTGAGTGACCAGTAAAGGATGTACAGACATCAGGATTGGCACGTGATGTTGCAATGTAGTCTTAACCATTTTGTCCAACTTTGTGATACCATTTCAACAAGCTTTTTCTTTATGCACTCCAATGTGGGGAAAAATGGACCAATGTTCATATAAGAGGGAGTTTGACACACCCAACACTGATGAGGGTTTTTAGAAAACCTTCAGAAGGGGGTGAAGAATAATTACCCTCAGATTGGGAGAAGACTGCTGTGTACTTGGTCAGTTTTCAGTAGATTGTACTTCATCTCTAATCATTCTGCAGCAGGATGTATTTCCTTGTTCAGAAGTCTTGCATGAGGAGTTCTATTGGAAATGTTCAATTCATAAACAGATCAATAAAAGTATCTTGGGGTTAAAAGCTCTGTTGTCGGTCAGTTTAATTGTGAACACAAAGTAGAAAAAGCTTGTGTTACATTTTAGTGtttcaacacataaaaaaaaacatttcaagagCTTCCTATAAAGAGTTATCAATTAATTACATACATGTTTACATTGCAATACAATCCAATACCCTGCGACAAATcctattttaatataattatatatttcagtCCTTGTCTTGTTCTTACCAATACTGTTAGTTTGTAGAGTaaatggtttgtttatttttacagtttgctcTTGATTATGCCAAAATAGATTACTAAAATACtggattttctttaaatacagtcaaatacaccaatcagccaaaatattaaaaccactGACGGGTGTTATTCGGGTTGTAACAATGTTGGGGTCGGTGGTCTGTTACAAGTTGCCTTGGGGCACGTTGTACCCTggctggtagagcgggcgccccatatacagaggctgtgtcctcaccgcaggtttgattccaatctgtggccctttgctgcaggtCATTCCCTCTCTGTACCCTCTTTCATGTTTAATACTCTAAACATATGAAAGGGAAAAAGccatgaaaataatctttttttaaaaagtgacctCATGCAATGCCATGATCAATGTCATTAActtctgtcagtggttttaatgttttggctaatCATTATATAAAAGCAACATAAGCTATACCCAAAAAGCTGAATATTCTCAGAGTCAAGAACTGAGGGTGGGATTTAATATGGTACAAAGTTATTGGATTGTATTGGATTtaattaacaaatataaaacgCATATCTCCTTTCCCTGTTATCCATTATACACATTAGATATACAATATTGTACAAAAAGTGTGAGTAATGAAGTCATCAGCTTAAGTAAAGCTGATGCACATTTATATACGAAAGCATCTCTTGCATCATGTACGCACCAGTGAGGCCAGGTACACCCACACAGACAGGACATTGTTGGGGTAGGGGTGCACATACACAGCCAGGGCGAACTCCACATTTGATGCCTGAGCGTTGTGAACTCCGGTGCTGTACACTGCCTCTATGATGGGCCCCATCTCAGAGAATGGAAGATTCAGGGGAAatcctgaaatctgaaaaaaagaaagagcctattaattatttatgataGGATTTTATTAATGTGACACCATGTGTTGTGCCAgcgttttttttcaaagcagagAATATTTGATGACAGATTGATGACTAATGACATCATTCAGTGACTCAGTTGAGTACGTTTTTTCCAGGCGCTCCCATTTCAGTCTTACCCTGTTGTCTCCCAGTAAGCTCTGCAACTCGTGGCGGTGCCCCTCAGCTATGTCCTGCCCCCCGCTTTGCTCCAGTTTGGGTAGGAATTGTTTTAGGGTGTTGGTGCAGTAGCGGTTCCAGCGGGTTGGGTGACGGGGGCGCCACTCCATGATCTTCTCCTTCAGGGTCTTCTCAATTCTACAGAGAGTTAGATGAGTTATGAGATTTGTCTGGTGTGTAATTTCAGCCAAACAAATCAGCATGACGCAGCGTTAACTCGCCTGTCCTGAAGATCTCTTGCAGCTTCTTTGTCTGCGCGCCGATAAACCAGCTTCTCTGGCTGAAGGGAATcagatttaaaggaaaatgttaaaaaaaaacaaacatgtaaaaagatCAAAGACAAATCTTGGACACTCACTTGTGCGCTCATCCGCCCATTGTCAGGGCAGGATCTGGTGAAAAACGGCTTCCACAAATTGGCTTTTTCTGTGTCAAAATTCATTGTCATTGGTGACGTATAATCTTGAATGTTGAACCACACCTAAAGGAGAATTCAGAGAGAACTGAATACGCTGCTGAaggagatgaaaagaaaattaggcTTGGGTATCTATTATTCTTACTGACATTTTATCTGGGTATATGGTATATGATGgtatttgtgtaaaacaaaactatacacacacacacacacacacacacacaaaactgagcTACTGGTGACAGCAGTCACTGTAGCATTACACTGTCTAGCCTGCAATGTTGTGTTCTTATATTATGAataagaattattataattaaattattattataaaaattatatttttatgaggTGTATATTTCAGGTTGTAGgatacacatatttaaaaaccttttactgttgctggataaaaaaaaatctagcaaaGGCAAGAAACAGACAGGACATTCACAGTCTCCCAGCAAATGTACTTATTCGTCAGGCATTGTCAAAATCTTTGACAACTTTGACCAAACCTGACTAAGATCTTG
Proteins encoded in this region:
- the fbxl5 gene encoding F-box/LRR-repeat protein 5 translates to MAPFPDEVDVFTGPHWRMKQLVGLYCEKLSKTNFSNNNDFRSFLQSLCATFKEFKMHEQIENEYIIGLLQQRCCTVYNVHSDNKLSEMLSLFEKGLHNVKSEYEQLNYAQQLKERLEAFTQDFLPHMKEEEEVFQPMLMQYFTYEELKDIKKQVIAQHCNQHQWDCAAEVLKGFSLWSQAEELQKAFKYADHEKTDYELEKNKNSSTHISQLPTEIMLRLFHYLGPEDLCRCSQVCSSWSELAKTGSLWRHLYPVRWARGDYYSGPPGDLDQEPDEEWVKSRQNEGRAYQEWDEDADVDESDVSGDTQGSLAITTAQREKRLLNRIIQNLLPAVGPSVKSIVLAYSSTVSSKMVRQMLSFCPNITHLDLTQTDVTDCAFDSWSSLGACLSLEHLDLSGCEKITDHTMKKLSVGLGDLTPSTSSKHSARRAKLLKSSPIPITLMEERNLHPVGRKRQAIIFKPGTGRWGAPCTPTPVWVLDSSDLADIEDAAEWTRRGGMSLPEAESFVETQLVGGSCCCRRSRRRGHRTSSNASYLHQQYAMSGEVFCGHSTCCTSDMALRTLTGHQCKSGITRSGTAEFRTKCSSFGGLQCLERENRTDQSEAKRSLRFLSLSGCYQVTDLGLRALSQRGGLPFLEHLNLSGCLFITEVGLQELVSACPSLNDEHFYYCDNINGPHADTASGCQNLQCGFRACCRSGE